The DNA window ATTAAGAAGAATCATTACAGTAATTTGTTAAAAgaatctaaattaattagttcTATGCGGCAAAAccatagaaaataaatatatatcttGAATTCAATTTGAACATAAAGAAGAAGGAACAAGtagaaattaattaacaaataaatgaAGAAGCAGTTGAGACTATGAGAGAGAAAGCAGGCATTGAAGAACATTGACCTGCATCTCCAAACAGCTTATATAACTCTCTAATTCTGTAACCATTTCTTCATCAACAATCTCTTCTCCTCCTGGTATCAGCTTTCTCAGGCTACTCAACTCACTCTTCATCTTCTCATCTTCATCTGATGATGTCTTTAAACTAGGGTTTGAAGAAGCCTTTTCAGTAGTGATGGTAGGTGCTTCGTCTTCATCTCTTTGAAGAAGCTTGAGTTTCAGACCATGGCTCCATGCAAAACCTTCAGCTGAGAAGGCCATAGCCATGTCCACTTCATACTTAACATTCTTGAAATCAGAGGAAGTGGTGGTGGTGTTCTGGTTCTTGATCTTGGTCAACGCTGGAATAAGATAGTTGACATAGTTTCTGGTGAATGCAGATTGTGCTACT is part of the Arachis duranensis cultivar V14167 chromosome 1, aradu.V14167.gnm2.J7QH, whole genome shotgun sequence genome and encodes:
- the LOC107461270 gene encoding transcription factor bHLH146, which produces MEGNAGGNKRRRVYSVEAKKVAQSAFTRNYVNYLIPALTKIKNQNTTTTSSDFKNVKYEVDMAMAFSAEGFAWSHGLKLKLLQRDEDEAPTITTEKASSNPSLKTSSDEDEKMKSELSSLRKLIPGGEEIVDEEMVTELESYISCLEMQVNVLQCLLSLS